A genome region from Microcella alkaliphila includes the following:
- a CDS encoding exodeoxyribonuclease III, which produces MPRIRIASVNVNGVRAAYRKGMGDWLAAADVDVLALQEVRAETTDLVPLLGDGWHVLHDAATAKGRAGVAIATREPVDVHRIELGPPDFDSAGRWLEADVEVGGTSVTVVSCYVHSGEADTPKQEEKWRFLDAMEERLPQLAAHSEYAVVVGDLNVGHRELDIKNWRGNRKKAGFLPRERSYFDRFLAPAGETIECVDGTSGTGLGWVDVGRQWAGEVDGPYTWWSNRGQAFDNDTGWRIDYHLATPALAATVSAYRVDRAPSYDTRWSDHAPVVVDYEL; this is translated from the coding sequence ATGCCCCGCATTCGCATCGCCAGCGTCAACGTCAACGGTGTTCGCGCCGCCTACCGCAAAGGCATGGGCGACTGGCTTGCGGCAGCCGATGTCGACGTGCTCGCCCTGCAGGAGGTGCGTGCCGAGACCACCGACCTCGTACCGCTGCTCGGTGACGGGTGGCACGTGCTGCACGACGCGGCCACCGCCAAGGGGCGCGCGGGCGTCGCGATCGCGACCCGCGAGCCGGTCGACGTGCACCGCATCGAGCTGGGCCCACCCGACTTCGACTCGGCGGGGCGCTGGCTCGAAGCGGACGTCGAAGTGGGCGGAACGTCGGTGACGGTCGTCAGCTGCTACGTGCACTCGGGCGAAGCCGACACCCCCAAGCAGGAAGAGAAGTGGCGCTTCCTCGACGCCATGGAGGAGCGCCTGCCGCAGCTCGCCGCGCACTCCGAGTACGCCGTCGTCGTCGGTGACCTCAACGTCGGGCACCGCGAGCTCGACATCAAGAACTGGCGGGGCAACCGCAAGAAAGCGGGCTTCCTGCCGCGCGAGCGCAGCTACTTCGACCGCTTCCTGGCACCCGCGGGCGAAACGATCGAGTGCGTCGACGGCACCAGCGGCACCGGCCTCGGCTGGGTCGACGTTGGGCGGCAGTGGGCCGGCGAGGTCGACGGGCCGTACACCTGGTGGTCGAACCGTGGCCAAGCGTTCGACAACGACACCGGCTGGCGCATTGACTACCACCTCGCGACCCCCGCTCTCGCGGCGACCGTCAGCGCGTACCGCGTCGACCGGGCGCCCTCGTACGACACGCGGTGGAGCGACCACGCTCCCGTCGTCGTCGACTACGAGCTGTAA
- a CDS encoding sugar-binding transcriptional regulator, translating to MGPSARARAAVRAAHLYYLQDWTMDAIAIDLGTSRSSVSRLLSYAREVGLVDIRVRSLAEVTARDEDQLGRRFGVTARVVSMPSSVTGADRQETVAAYAARFLSTVFDSNMALGVAWGSTMGAISRHIVPKETHNSDIVQLNGAGNPHTTGIDYASEILRRFSEAYSARLQQFPVPAFFDSAATREALWRERSTKRVLEMQSHLDIALFGIGSPFANIPSHVYIGGYLDEADYRLLEKQGVIGDVATVFFRPDGSSDNIDLNRRATGPDFDTLRRVPRRICVIADASKLPALHGALRAGLITDLIVDDGSAKELLERPDEFPATVRE from the coding sequence ATGGGGCCGAGCGCACGGGCACGTGCCGCCGTGCGGGCCGCTCACCTGTACTACCTGCAGGACTGGACGATGGATGCCATCGCAATCGATCTGGGCACCTCACGATCGTCGGTTTCCCGCCTACTTTCGTATGCGCGGGAGGTGGGACTCGTCGACATTCGCGTCCGCTCGCTCGCCGAAGTAACCGCTCGCGACGAGGATCAACTCGGTAGACGGTTCGGTGTCACTGCACGCGTCGTGTCGATGCCGTCTAGTGTCACTGGCGCTGACCGTCAAGAGACGGTTGCCGCCTACGCTGCACGTTTTCTCAGCACGGTTTTCGACTCCAACATGGCCCTGGGGGTCGCGTGGGGGTCCACGATGGGTGCCATCAGCCGTCACATCGTGCCGAAAGAGACCCACAACAGCGACATCGTGCAGCTGAACGGGGCCGGGAATCCGCACACGACGGGCATCGACTACGCGAGCGAAATCCTGCGTCGATTCTCGGAGGCGTACTCGGCCAGGCTTCAGCAGTTTCCCGTTCCGGCCTTCTTCGATTCGGCGGCAACGCGGGAGGCGTTGTGGCGCGAGCGCTCGACCAAACGGGTGCTCGAGATGCAGTCTCACCTCGACATTGCCCTATTCGGTATCGGCTCGCCATTCGCCAACATCCCCAGCCACGTCTACATCGGCGGATACCTCGATGAGGCGGACTACCGACTGCTCGAGAAGCAGGGTGTCATCGGCGACGTCGCGACGGTGTTCTTTCGGCCAGACGGCTCGTCGGACAACATCGACCTCAATCGCCGTGCGACCGGGCCCGACTTCGACACTCTGCGACGCGTGCCCCGGCGCATCTGCGTGATCGCTGACGCCTCCAAGCTGCCGGCCCTGCACGGCGCGCTGCGGGCGGGGCTGATCACCGACCTCATTGTCGACGACGGGAGCGCGAAAGAACTGCTCGAGAGGCCCGACGAGTTCCCAGCCACCGTCCGGGAATAA
- the trpS gene encoding tryptophan--tRNA ligase, with translation MSLPRLFSGMQPSASSLHLGNYAGALLQWREMQATHDAVFCVVDLHAITVPQDPAELRERTRRTAAQYIAAGIDPEHSTLFVQSHVRAHAELAWVLNTITGFGEASRMTQFKDKSARGGVDAASVGLFTYPILQAADILLYDAAVVPVGEDQRQHIELTRDLAGRFNTRFGDTLVVPEVRILKETAKIYDLQNPGSKMSKSGESPAGILWLMDDDKALTKKIKSAVTDSEGVVRYDAASKPGVSNLLSILAIVTGRTVADVEGDFDGLQYGALKGAVAEAVVEAFRPIRERTLELLDDPAELDRLLAINAARAEEIADATLRRVYDAVGFLPRG, from the coding sequence ATGAGTCTTCCGCGCCTGTTTTCCGGCATGCAGCCGTCCGCGTCCAGCCTGCACTTGGGCAACTACGCCGGGGCGCTGCTGCAGTGGCGCGAGATGCAGGCCACCCACGACGCCGTCTTCTGCGTCGTCGACCTGCACGCCATCACGGTGCCGCAAGACCCGGCCGAGCTGCGCGAGCGCACCCGCCGCACCGCGGCACAGTACATCGCCGCGGGCATCGACCCGGAACACTCGACGCTTTTCGTGCAGTCGCATGTGCGGGCGCACGCCGAGCTCGCCTGGGTGCTGAACACCATCACGGGCTTCGGCGAGGCGTCGCGCATGACGCAGTTCAAGGACAAGTCGGCTCGCGGTGGCGTGGATGCCGCGTCGGTCGGCCTGTTCACGTACCCGATCCTGCAGGCGGCCGACATCCTGCTGTACGACGCCGCGGTCGTGCCCGTCGGCGAAGACCAGCGTCAGCACATCGAATTGACGCGCGACCTCGCGGGGCGGTTCAACACGCGGTTCGGCGACACGCTCGTCGTGCCCGAGGTGCGCATCCTGAAAGAGACGGCGAAGATCTACGACCTGCAGAACCCGGGGTCGAAGATGTCGAAGTCGGGCGAGAGCCCCGCGGGCATCCTGTGGCTGATGGACGACGACAAGGCGCTCACGAAGAAGATCAAGTCGGCCGTCACCGACTCGGAGGGCGTCGTGCGCTACGACGCCGCGTCGAAGCCGGGGGTGTCGAACCTCCTGTCCATCCTCGCGATCGTCACGGGTCGCACCGTGGCCGACGTCGAGGGCGACTTCGACGGGCTGCAGTACGGCGCGCTCAAGGGCGCCGTCGCCGAGGCGGTCGTCGAGGCGTTCCGACCTATCCGCGAGCGCACGCTCGAGCTGCTCGACGACCCGGCCGAGCTGGACCGGCTGCTCGCGATTAACGCCGCCCGGGCGGAAGAGATCGCCGACGCGACGCTGCGACGCGTGTACGACGCGGTCGGCTTCCTGCCGCGCGGGTAA
- a CDS encoding GNAT family N-acetyltransferase: MEAVTLTTERLVLSAPRASDVDAVFAACSDSELQRFVPVPVPYEREHAEGFVLGMVPAWWRDDVEYVFGIRETADAPLIGVVSWQRAAGFVGYWLDAAHRGRGVMTEALQALVDWVFTHDVDELRWEASAGNVGSAVVAQRAGFRWEGVAPISAVRPGEDPTGWHAVLRRADYRTVQPREAWPVLSGA, encoded by the coding sequence GTGGAAGCGGTCACGCTGACGACCGAGCGGTTGGTGCTCTCGGCACCGCGAGCATCCGACGTAGATGCTGTGTTCGCGGCGTGCAGCGACTCCGAGCTGCAGCGTTTCGTGCCCGTACCCGTGCCGTATGAGCGCGAGCACGCCGAAGGTTTCGTGCTCGGCATGGTTCCTGCGTGGTGGCGCGACGACGTCGAGTACGTCTTCGGCATTCGCGAGACGGCGGATGCGCCGCTCATCGGCGTGGTCAGCTGGCAGCGCGCCGCCGGCTTCGTCGGTTACTGGCTGGATGCCGCCCACCGCGGGCGCGGCGTCATGACGGAGGCCCTGCAGGCGCTCGTCGACTGGGTATTCACGCACGACGTCGACGAACTGCGGTGGGAGGCGTCGGCCGGAAACGTGGGGTCGGCTGTTGTCGCGCAGCGGGCTGGTTTTCGGTGGGAGGGCGTGGCACCGATCTCGGCCGTTCGGCCCGGCGAAGACCCCACGGGGTGGCACGCAGTGCTGCGGCGGGCAGATTACCGGACGGTGCAGCCGCGCGAGGCGTGGCCCGTGTTGAGCGGCGCGTGA
- a CDS encoding IS256 family transposase gives MALDQSALLELLGELKLTDVTDRIRVATETLYQELIDAEAAAFIGAAPFERTPDRVTQRNGTRPRTLATTAGELELRVPKLRQGSFFPSLLERRRRVDQALFAVVMEAYVHGVSTRKVDDLVKALGADTGISKSEVSRICSNLDEDVAAFRDRPLADQAYPYVFLDATYCKARVGRRVVSQAVVVAVGIAADGRREVLGFEVGDTESQPFWTTFLRSLKARGLAGVKLVISDAHTGLIAAIETVFHGSSWQRCRVHFMRNVLANVPKTAGPMVASIIRTIFAQPDAEHVNTQFDEVTRMLTRSHPKIADMLETAREDLLAFTGFPTAHWRQIWSTNPLERVNKEIKRRTDVVGTFPNPAALLRLAGHVLIEQHDEWDGADRRYFSEHSMKLLNATEQEVAIPELNAA, from the coding sequence ATGGCTCTTGACCAGTCTGCCCTCCTCGAGTTGCTCGGGGAACTTAAACTCACCGATGTCACCGACCGAATCCGGGTTGCGACCGAGACGCTCTATCAGGAGCTGATCGATGCCGAAGCGGCTGCGTTCATCGGTGCCGCCCCGTTCGAACGCACTCCGGATCGTGTCACGCAACGCAACGGCACCCGCCCGCGCACCCTTGCGACCACTGCGGGCGAGTTGGAGTTGCGGGTTCCGAAGCTGCGGCAGGGGTCGTTCTTCCCGTCGCTGCTGGAGCGGCGCCGCCGAGTCGATCAGGCCTTGTTCGCGGTCGTGATGGAGGCCTACGTTCACGGCGTCTCGACCCGCAAGGTCGACGATCTAGTGAAAGCGCTCGGCGCTGACACCGGCATCTCCAAGAGCGAGGTGTCGCGGATCTGTTCGAACCTGGACGAGGACGTCGCCGCGTTCCGAGACCGGCCACTGGCCGACCAGGCCTACCCATACGTGTTTCTCGACGCGACCTATTGCAAAGCCCGCGTCGGCCGGCGGGTGGTCTCCCAAGCCGTCGTCGTCGCGGTCGGCATCGCCGCCGACGGGCGCAGGGAAGTGCTCGGTTTCGAGGTGGGAGACACCGAATCGCAACCGTTCTGGACCACGTTCCTGCGTTCGTTGAAGGCTCGTGGGCTTGCCGGGGTGAAGCTGGTCATCTCCGACGCCCACACGGGTTTGATTGCCGCGATCGAGACCGTGTTCCACGGCTCGTCCTGGCAGCGATGCCGGGTCCACTTCATGCGCAACGTGTTGGCGAACGTGCCCAAGACTGCAGGCCCCATGGTTGCCTCGATTATCCGCACGATCTTCGCCCAACCCGACGCCGAGCACGTGAACACCCAGTTCGACGAAGTCACGCGCATGCTCACCCGCTCCCACCCCAAGATCGCCGACATGCTCGAGACCGCGCGCGAGGACCTGCTCGCCTTCACCGGGTTCCCGACCGCGCACTGGCGACAGATCTGGTCCACCAACCCACTGGAGCGGGTCAACAAAGAGATCAAACGCCGCACCGATGTCGTGGGCACCTTCCCGAACCCTGCCGCGCTACTGCGCCTGGCCGGGCACGTGTTGATCGAGCAACACGACGAATGGGACGGCGCCGACCGCCGCTACTTCAGCGAACACTCCATGAAACTCCTCAACGCAACAGAACAGGAGGTGGCGATCCCGGAACTGAACGCGGCATAA
- the glpK gene encoding glycerol kinase GlpK produces the protein MAEYVLAIDQGTTSTRAIIFDKKGSIVSVGQMEHEQIFPKAGWVEHDPKEIWNNTREVIGSALSKANLTRHEIAAVGITNQRETAVVWDRNTGEPVYNAIVWQDTRTQPIVDRLAADGGVERFKKSVGLPLATYFSGTKIVWILENVDGARAKADAGDLMFGTTDTWVLWNLTGGTDGGVHATDVTNASRTMFMDLETLSWDHSILEAFDVPASMLPEIRSSSEVYGHVHSSSLLREVPVAGILGDQQAATFGQAAFDPGESKNTYGTGNFLIFNTGEEIVHSKNGLLTTLGYKLGDEKPHYALEGAIAVTGSLVQWVRDNLGIIKDAPEIEELAKTVDDNGGAYFVPAFSGLFAPYWRSDARGALVGLTRYVNKGHIARAVLEATAFQTREVLDAVNADSGVDLTELKVDGGMIANNTLMQFQADILGVPVVRPVVAETTALGAAYAAGLATGVWGSLDELRQNWQEDSRWTPNMDDAERDRQLRNWKKAVTKTFDWVDDDVN, from the coding sequence ATGGCTGAGTACGTACTCGCAATCGACCAGGGAACCACGTCGACTCGCGCCATCATCTTCGACAAGAAGGGCTCGATCGTCTCGGTCGGCCAGATGGAGCACGAGCAGATCTTCCCGAAGGCCGGTTGGGTCGAGCACGACCCGAAAGAAATCTGGAACAACACCCGTGAGGTCATCGGGTCGGCGCTGTCGAAGGCGAACCTGACCCGTCACGAGATCGCCGCGGTCGGCATCACCAACCAGCGCGAGACCGCTGTCGTGTGGGACCGCAACACCGGTGAGCCCGTCTACAACGCGATCGTGTGGCAGGACACCCGCACGCAGCCGATCGTCGACCGCCTGGCAGCCGACGGCGGCGTCGAGCGCTTCAAGAAGTCCGTGGGCCTGCCGCTCGCGACCTACTTCTCGGGTACGAAGATCGTCTGGATCCTCGAGAACGTCGATGGCGCCCGCGCGAAGGCCGACGCCGGCGACCTGATGTTCGGCACGACCGACACCTGGGTGCTCTGGAACCTGACCGGTGGCACCGACGGTGGCGTGCACGCGACGGATGTCACCAACGCGTCGCGCACCATGTTCATGGACCTCGAGACGCTCTCGTGGGACCACTCGATCCTCGAGGCATTCGACGTTCCGGCGTCGATGCTGCCCGAGATCCGGTCCTCGTCCGAGGTGTACGGCCACGTGCACTCGTCGTCGCTCCTGCGCGAGGTTCCCGTCGCGGGCATCCTCGGCGACCAGCAGGCGGCCACCTTCGGTCAGGCGGCGTTCGATCCGGGCGAGTCGAAGAACACCTACGGCACGGGTAACTTCCTGATCTTCAACACGGGCGAGGAGATCGTCCACTCGAAGAACGGGCTGCTCACCACCCTCGGCTACAAGCTCGGCGACGAGAAGCCGCACTACGCGCTGGAAGGAGCCATCGCGGTGACCGGTTCGCTCGTGCAGTGGGTGCGCGACAACCTGGGGATCATCAAGGACGCTCCCGAGATCGAGGAGCTCGCCAAGACGGTCGACGACAACGGCGGCGCGTACTTCGTGCCGGCGTTCTCGGGTCTGTTCGCCCCCTACTGGCGGTCGGATGCGCGCGGTGCCCTCGTCGGCCTCACGCGCTACGTCAACAAGGGTCACATCGCTCGCGCGGTGCTCGAGGCCACGGCCTTCCAAACCCGCGAGGTGCTCGACGCGGTCAACGCCGACTCCGGCGTCGACCTCACCGAGCTGAAGGTCGACGGAGGCATGATCGCGAACAACACGCTCATGCAGTTCCAGGCCGACATCCTCGGCGTTCCCGTCGTGCGTCCCGTCGTCGCCGAGACGACCGCGCTCGGTGCGGCATACGCTGCCGGACTCGCCACCGGCGTCTGGGGTTCGCTCGACGAGCTGCGCCAGAACTGGCAGGAGGACTCGCGCTGGACGCCCAACATGGACGACGCCGAGCGCGACCGCCAGTTGCGCAACTGGAAGAAGGCCGTGACCAAGACCTTCGACTGGGTCGACGACGACGTCAACTAG
- a CDS encoding YihY/virulence factor BrkB family protein, which translates to MRDERHDAAHDSEPDSETAGGLKEKVMPVVEKVKGSRALRAFQRYLSTSGPVLASGLAYQALFAVFAGLWVGFAILGTVISRNFGLRNSVIAVISDSVPGLIDDGSGNGAIDPEVLLNAQVFGLTGAIALIGLLVTALGFLNAARGATRQLFDLPPAPENFLKARLRDLGLAAGFGVLIIVSAVLSVVGTQATDFLLDLVGIDDSTLARVLGRIVTLSIMFAVDAVALAALFRILSEVRIPWRHLRQGVIIGAAGLGALKIAGGLLLGGASSNPLIASFAVILGLLIWFNFVCQVILITGAWIATSVKDDDIILDEAVFAARLEAARALVREHGMGDDEDEDARGGIFARLRRRLSRR; encoded by the coding sequence ATGCGCGACGAACGACACGACGCCGCTCACGACAGCGAACCCGACTCCGAAACGGCCGGTGGCCTCAAGGAAAAGGTCATGCCGGTCGTTGAGAAGGTGAAGGGCTCGCGGGCGCTGCGAGCGTTTCAGCGCTACCTGTCGACCTCCGGCCCGGTCCTCGCGTCAGGGCTCGCGTATCAGGCGCTGTTCGCCGTGTTCGCGGGGCTCTGGGTCGGATTCGCCATCCTCGGCACCGTCATCTCGCGCAACTTCGGACTGCGCAACAGCGTCATCGCGGTGATCTCCGACTCGGTGCCGGGTCTCATCGATGACGGCAGCGGCAACGGAGCGATCGACCCGGAGGTACTGCTCAACGCCCAGGTCTTCGGGCTGACCGGGGCGATCGCCTTGATCGGTTTGCTGGTGACGGCGCTCGGGTTCCTGAATGCTGCGCGCGGGGCCACTCGCCAGCTGTTCGACCTGCCGCCGGCGCCCGAGAACTTCCTCAAGGCGCGACTGCGCGACCTGGGGCTGGCCGCGGGGTTCGGCGTGTTGATCATCGTCTCGGCTGTCTTGAGTGTTGTGGGCACGCAGGCGACCGATTTTCTCCTCGACCTCGTCGGCATCGACGACTCGACTCTCGCCCGTGTACTCGGGCGCATCGTGACCCTGAGCATCATGTTCGCTGTCGACGCGGTCGCGCTGGCGGCCCTCTTCCGCATCCTGAGTGAGGTGCGCATCCCGTGGCGGCACCTGCGCCAAGGGGTGATCATCGGCGCTGCGGGCCTCGGCGCGCTCAAGATCGCCGGTGGACTATTGCTGGGCGGAGCGTCGTCGAACCCGCTGATCGCGTCCTTCGCCGTGATTCTCGGCCTGCTGATTTGGTTCAACTTCGTGTGTCAGGTGATCCTCATCACAGGAGCGTGGATCGCCACCAGCGTCAAGGACGACGACATCATTCTCGACGAGGCGGTGTTCGCCGCGCGCCTCGAGGCGGCCCGCGCGCTCGTCCGCGAGCACGGCATGGGAGACGACGAAGACGAGGATGCTCGCGGCGGCATATTCGCGCGACTAAGGCGCCGCCTCTCGCGCCGCTAG
- a CDS encoding MIP/aquaporin family protein, with amino-acid sequence MLLLLGGGVVANVVLAKNKGFGGGFLMINFGWGLAVFAGVTVSLVSGAHINPAVTLGIVTSGATEFALGVPVTIGSVLLYWAGQLIGAFVGAVLVFLAYKKHFDEEPDAGTKLAVFSTGPAIRSYGWNTFTEIVGTFVLVFVVLGFGRAGDPAGLAALGALPVALLVVGIGASLGGPTGYAINPARDLGPRIAHALLPIKGKGSSDWSYSWVPVVGPLIGGAIAGVAATALLPVL; translated from the coding sequence ATGCTGCTGCTACTCGGTGGTGGTGTCGTCGCGAACGTCGTACTCGCCAAGAACAAAGGCTTCGGCGGCGGCTTCCTGATGATCAACTTCGGCTGGGGCCTCGCGGTCTTCGCCGGTGTGACAGTCTCACTTGTCTCGGGTGCGCACATCAACCCGGCGGTGACCCTGGGAATCGTGACCAGCGGTGCCACCGAGTTCGCGCTCGGAGTTCCGGTGACGATCGGGTCCGTTCTGCTCTACTGGGCAGGCCAATTGATCGGTGCTTTTGTCGGCGCCGTGCTCGTCTTCCTTGCCTACAAGAAGCACTTCGACGAGGAGCCCGACGCGGGAACCAAGCTCGCCGTGTTCTCGACCGGCCCGGCGATCCGCAGCTACGGCTGGAACACCTTCACCGAGATCGTCGGCACCTTTGTCCTGGTGTTTGTGGTGCTCGGCTTCGGCCGTGCCGGTGACCCGGCAGGCCTCGCCGCGCTCGGCGCCCTACCCGTCGCCCTGCTCGTTGTCGGTATCGGTGCGTCCCTCGGTGGTCCCACGGGATACGCCATCAACCCAGCACGTGACCTCGGCCCCCGCATCGCCCACGCGCTCTTGCCCATCAAGGGCAAGGGGTCGAGCGACTGGAGCTACTCGTGGGTGCCGGTCGTCGGCCCGCTCATCGGTGGCGCCATCGCCGGTGTCGCCGCGACGGCGCTGCTGCCCGTCCTGTAA
- a CDS encoding HAD family hydrolase, protein MSADEEVGAAHAVTAADGSVGGSGGDAGRPISVVLFDLDDTLMAHSAAVDHAIDQAQRGAGALAASGAAGADAGGFVAFAADDPSAVRARWRELEDHHYARYLSGELDFLGQRIWRARELLSPYGVTLDDEAALRWFAEYVRGYEDGWALYDDALPALDAIERAVPGVRFGIITNGDLTIQTGKLHRIALWDRLDLTPLRADGSIDEPERSGRLVTSGELGVAKPDPAIFVAAAAAFGVSAASCLYVGDRLATDAIGAQNAGMRGVWLARPDRNLTSAAADSLVAGALSVGADPHAARATPPGTAVPNDATVPAGVTRIASLAELPALLA, encoded by the coding sequence GTGAGCGCGGACGAGGAGGTCGGCGCGGCTCACGCAGTTACTGCCGCGGACGGAAGCGTGGGCGGCAGTGGGGGTGATGCCGGCAGGCCGATCTCGGTCGTGCTGTTCGACCTCGACGACACGCTGATGGCGCACAGCGCGGCAGTCGACCACGCCATCGATCAGGCACAGCGCGGTGCCGGGGCGCTGGCGGCATCGGGTGCGGCGGGCGCCGACGCCGGTGGCTTCGTCGCGTTCGCGGCCGACGACCCGAGCGCCGTTCGAGCCCGGTGGCGCGAACTCGAAGATCACCACTACGCGCGGTACCTGAGCGGGGAGCTCGACTTCCTTGGCCAGCGCATCTGGCGGGCGCGCGAGCTGCTCAGCCCGTACGGCGTCACCCTCGACGATGAGGCGGCGCTGCGCTGGTTTGCCGAGTATGTGCGCGGCTACGAGGACGGCTGGGCCCTCTACGACGACGCGTTGCCCGCACTCGACGCCATTGAGCGCGCCGTTCCCGGCGTGCGGTTCGGCATCATCACGAACGGCGACCTCACCATCCAGACCGGCAAACTGCACCGCATCGCCCTGTGGGACCGACTCGACCTCACACCGCTGCGCGCCGACGGCTCCATCGATGAGCCCGAACGCTCGGGGCGCCTCGTCACCTCGGGAGAGCTCGGCGTCGCGAAGCCCGACCCAGCCATCTTTGTGGCGGCAGCCGCCGCGTTCGGGGTGAGCGCAGCATCCTGCCTGTACGTCGGCGATCGACTCGCGACCGACGCGATCGGCGCGCAGAACGCCGGGATGCGCGGGGTGTGGCTCGCACGCCCCGACCGCAACCTGACGTCGGCCGCCGCTGACTCCCTCGTCGCCGGTGCGCTCAGCGTCGGGGCCGACCCGCACGCTGCGCGCGCGACGCCGCCAGGTACTGCGGTGCCGAATGACGCCACCGTTCCCGCGGGAGTGACCCGCATCGCTTCGCTCGCCGAGCTACCCGCCCTGCTCGCCTGA
- a CDS encoding glycerol-3-phosphate dehydrogenase/oxidase has product MPTPSSSPRAAVAALREQPSADVLIIGGGINGIATFRDLALQGINVVLVERDDYVSGASAASSHMIHGGIRYLENGEFRLVQESVHERNALLRLAPHYVRPLPTTIPIFSTFSGVLSAPFRFLGWKGGAKKERGAVLIKAGLTIYDTFSRDGGRVPRHQFRGAKASKELLPKLRDDVKYTATYYDASMHDPERLALDVLNDGLAAGDNARAANYVEAVAMTGDGVRLRDVATGDEFDLKATLVVNASGPWTDLTNKALGNDSAYMGGTKGSHIVLDHPELLEACNGREIFFEFTDGRIVLIYPLKGRVLLGTTDLAHDMNEPIRCTEEEVDYFFDLVNHVFPTIDVDRSQIVFRFSGVRPLPRQDADSTGQISRDYRVEKGELHGTPVLSLVGGKWTTFRALGEQLSNQVLDVLGVDRVVSTDGRLIGGAVGYPTTDDEREAWLAQHGAVIGRERAATLLDRYGTSAEAMIASFATADDTPLASAPEYTRAEIAHLVETEQVVRLTDIVLRRTSMAFVGAVTGEVLEELADIAGEVLGWSADERRDQIASAADYLADVHGVHTSVETASTT; this is encoded by the coding sequence ATGCCGACGCCGTCGTCGTCCCCCCGAGCAGCAGTTGCCGCCCTGCGCGAGCAGCCCAGCGCCGATGTCCTCATCATTGGGGGAGGGATCAACGGAATCGCGACCTTCCGCGACCTGGCGTTGCAGGGGATCAATGTGGTGCTCGTCGAGCGGGATGACTACGTATCGGGCGCCTCTGCTGCTTCCTCGCACATGATCCACGGCGGTATCCGCTATCTCGAGAACGGCGAGTTCCGCCTCGTTCAAGAGTCGGTGCATGAGCGCAACGCGCTGTTGCGGCTCGCACCGCACTACGTGCGTCCACTTCCCACGACGATTCCGATCTTCTCGACCTTCTCGGGCGTGCTGTCTGCGCCGTTCCGGTTCCTCGGCTGGAAGGGCGGGGCCAAGAAGGAGCGCGGCGCCGTTCTCATCAAGGCGGGCCTCACGATATACGACACGTTCTCCCGCGACGGCGGGCGCGTGCCGCGCCACCAGTTCCGCGGAGCGAAGGCGTCGAAAGAGTTGCTGCCGAAGTTGCGCGACGACGTCAAGTACACGGCCACCTACTACGACGCGTCCATGCACGACCCCGAGCGGCTCGCCCTCGACGTGCTCAACGACGGCCTCGCAGCAGGCGACAACGCTCGCGCCGCCAACTACGTCGAGGCTGTGGCCATGACGGGCGACGGCGTTCGCCTGCGCGACGTCGCGACCGGCGACGAGTTCGACCTGAAGGCGACCCTCGTCGTCAACGCCTCGGGGCCGTGGACGGACCTCACGAACAAGGCGCTCGGCAACGACAGCGCGTACATGGGCGGAACAAAGGGCTCGCACATCGTGCTCGACCACCCCGAGCTGCTGGAGGCCTGCAACGGCCGCGAGATTTTCTTCGAATTCACCGATGGTCGCATCGTCTTGATCTATCCGCTCAAGGGCCGTGTACTGCTTGGTACCACCGACCTCGCGCACGACATGAATGAGCCGATTCGCTGCACGGAAGAGGAAGTCGACTACTTCTTCGACCTCGTGAACCACGTGTTCCCCACCATCGACGTCGACCGCTCACAGATCGTCTTCCGTTTTTCGGGCGTGCGCCCCCTTCCCCGCCAGGACGCCGACTCGACCGGACAGATCTCGCGCGACTACCGCGTCGAAAAAGGCGAGCTCCACGGAACCCCGGTGCTGAGTCTCGTCGGCGGCAAGTGGACCACGTTCCGCGCGCTCGGCGAGCAGCTCTCGAACCAGGTGCTCGACGTGCTCGGCGTTGACAGGGTCGTGTCGACCGACGGTCGGCTCATCGGGGGTGCCGTCGGCTACCCAACCACCGACGACGAACGTGAGGCGTGGCTTGCCCAGCACGGCGCGGTCATCGGTCGTGAGCGTGCGGCAACGCTGCTCGACCGCTACGGCACGAGCGCCGAGGCGATGATCGCGAGCTTCGCGACCGCCGACGACACCCCGCTCGCCTCGGCCCCCGAGTACACCCGCGCCGAGATCGCCCACCTCGTCGAGACCGAGCAGGTCGTGCGGCTCACCGACATCGTCCTGCGCCGCACGTCGATGGCGTTCGTCGGAGCGGTCACCGGTGAGGTACTCGAAGAGCTCGCCGACATCGCGGGCGAGGTGCTCGGCTGGAGTGCCGACGAGCGGCGCGATCAGATCGCGTCCGCCGCTGACTACCTCGCCGACGTGCACGGAGTGCACACGTCGGTCGAGACGGCGAGCACGACATGA